One Eurosta solidaginis isolate ZX-2024a chromosome 5, ASM4086904v1, whole genome shotgun sequence DNA segment encodes these proteins:
- the LOC137251812 gene encoding uncharacterized protein, with translation VEAGSSWKDMIFGTKWMPTISTRDSRFLPIFSVTPVGTATCTAPTGELGNCIPSKECLLRAGIPAGPCAGGFGICCVFLQTCGGVIRENLTYFVNPYHPDIYDGTGSCQVTVQKLHPDVCQLRLDLDMFVITPPEPLNHVCNQDQFLVSGGNPIPTICGTSTGDHMYIDAGLGQSNAIVLSVITSGTFSRIWRIRVTQILCSSVSRADHGCLQYYTGISGRVRSFNFNTVTGRQLSNQDYSICIRAERNFCSIQYNACPDTENNRSRSFTISGNSNNPTGSMVGGGTQVTQNTCIMDWLLIGCMRSVDRIPPLAACEDRVCGGTFSAEVGTIQRTVQSSVRPFRLYFHTDGIEAPLDVENRGFCLDYVQQPCTNGF, from the exons TCCTACCGATATTTAGTGTGACTCCAGTGGGAACAGCCACATGTACGGCGCCAACTGGTGAGTTGGGAAATTGCATACCAAGCAAAGAATGTTTGCTGCGCGCGGGCATACCAGCGGGCCCTTGTGCGGGCGGTTTCGGAATATGTTGTGTTT TTCTGCAAACTTGCGGTGGCGTTATTCGTGAAAATTTGACATATTTTGTTAATCCATATCATCCGGACATCTACGATGGCACTGGCAGTTGTCAAGTTACGGTACAAAAGCTACATCCAGATGTATGTCAATTAAG ACTTGATTTAGATATGTTTGTGATCACTCCGCCTGAGCCATTGAATCACGTTTGTAATCAAGACCAATTTCTTGTGTCTGGTGGCAATCCTATACCCACAATTTGTGGAACCTCAACAGGTGATCATA TGTACATTGACGCTGGTTTAGGACAGAGCAACGCTATTGTGCTCTCAGTGATAACGAGCGGCACATTTTCGCGTATTTGGCGCATACGAGTTACTCAAATACTCTGCAGCAGTGTGAGTAGAGCCGATCATGGCTGTTTGCAATATTACACGGGCATTAGTGGGCGTGTACGCAGTTTCAATTTTAATACCGTAACGGGGCGACAACTCTCCAATCAGGATTATAGCATTTGTATACGCGCGGAGCGTAATTTTTGTAGCATACAATATAATGCCTGTCCAGATACCG aaaataatcgctCGCGTTCTTTCACCATTTCCGGAAACTCGAATAATCCCACCGGCTCTATGGTGGGTGGTGGTACGCAAGTCACACAAAATACCTGCATTATGGATTGGCTGCTGATCGGTTGTATGCGCTCTGTGGATCGTATACCACCTTTGGCTGCTTGCGAGGATCGGGTTTGTGGTGGAACTTTTAGCGCTGAGGTCGGCACCATACAACGAACTGTACAAt CAAGCGTACGCCCGTTTCGTCTCTACTTTCACACGGATGGCATTGAAGCGCCGCTTGATGTTGAGAACCGTGGATTTTGTTTAGATTATGTGCAGCAGCCTTGCACAAATggtttttaa